In the genome of Carnobacterium viridans, one region contains:
- a CDS encoding alpha-galactosidase produces the protein MVKKQQATITYQSEMNQFHLSNGEISYLFQVSSDEKLLHLYYGKALPEKDYSYLVEMHHRPMTTYRQENDLLYSLEHLKQEFPEYGSTDFRHPAISLRQENGSKISDFTYHSHKITSGKPSLENLPATYVEDENESKTLTVTLKDSLTGVEVELLYTIFSELPIITRSVRVVNKGNQTQAIEQIASLSLDLPDAEYDWMQLSGAWGRERTIKERPLQQGIQSIESTRGISSHQHNPFVALKRKNADEFQGEVIGASFVYSGNFLIQAEVDTWDVTRLQVGINPFGFEWKLLPNESFTSPEVVLVYSDTGLNGMSQAFHQLFRKRLARGNWREKDRPVLINNWEATYFDFDEEKLVSIAEKAHDVGVELFVLDDGWFGERNDDRAGLGDWFVNEKRLPKGIGSLAEKVRDLGLKFGLWFEPEMVNKDSKLYREHPDWLIHTPNRKENHGRNQFVLNFGFDEVVDNIFNQMCKIIDESKLDYIKWDMNRPLTDVYDHRLDIRQQGEVFHRYVLGVYRLYEMLVTRYPNVLFESCSSGGGRFDPGMLYYAPQTWTSDDSDAIERLKIQYGTSLLYPISSIGAHVSMVPNHQTNRITPIETRGNVAFFGAFGYELDLNQLTPQELIIVEEQIKFYKKHRSTIHNGSFYRLLSPFDNDNQTAWMVVSKDQKTAIVAHYKGLNEVNRAFQRMQLKGLNSQFDYQIKQQSYSGTELMNAGLVITDSSSGQIIDQNDQTETHDFDSRIWVLTKEER, from the coding sequence ATGGTAAAAAAACAACAAGCAACAATCACTTATCAATCTGAAATGAATCAATTTCATTTAAGCAATGGAGAAATCAGCTATTTATTTCAAGTTTCTTCAGATGAAAAGCTTTTACATTTGTATTACGGGAAAGCGCTACCGGAAAAGGATTACAGTTATTTAGTTGAAATGCACCATCGACCAATGACAACCTACCGACAAGAAAATGATCTCCTTTATTCTTTAGAACATTTAAAACAAGAATTTCCTGAATATGGTTCTACAGATTTTCGTCATCCAGCCATTTCTTTACGACAAGAAAACGGCTCAAAAATTAGTGATTTTACTTACCATAGTCACAAAATAACGAGTGGGAAACCAAGCTTAGAGAATTTACCTGCTACATATGTAGAGGATGAGAATGAAAGCAAGACATTAACGGTTACACTAAAAGATTCATTGACGGGTGTTGAAGTTGAATTACTCTATACTATTTTTAGCGAGTTGCCTATTATTACTCGAAGCGTTCGTGTTGTTAATAAGGGAAATCAAACACAAGCGATCGAACAAATTGCAAGTTTATCATTAGATCTGCCTGATGCTGAGTATGATTGGATGCAATTATCAGGTGCATGGGGTCGAGAAAGAACCATTAAAGAACGTCCATTACAACAAGGTATTCAATCAATTGAGTCTACAAGAGGAATCTCAAGTCACCAACATAACCCTTTTGTAGCGTTAAAAAGAAAAAATGCAGATGAATTTCAAGGAGAAGTTATTGGAGCATCTTTTGTCTATTCAGGGAACTTCTTAATTCAAGCAGAGGTTGATACATGGGATGTAACTCGTTTGCAGGTAGGAATTAATCCATTTGGTTTTGAATGGAAATTATTGCCTAATGAATCGTTCACTAGTCCAGAAGTAGTACTTGTCTATTCAGACACAGGTTTAAATGGAATGAGTCAAGCCTTTCATCAACTATTTAGAAAGCGCTTAGCTCGAGGCAATTGGAGAGAAAAAGATCGTCCTGTGTTGATTAATAATTGGGAAGCAACCTATTTTGATTTTGATGAAGAAAAATTGGTTAGCATAGCAGAGAAAGCTCATGATGTAGGCGTAGAATTATTTGTACTTGATGACGGATGGTTTGGAGAGAGAAACGACGATCGTGCTGGCTTAGGTGACTGGTTTGTTAATGAGAAAAGATTACCTAAGGGGATTGGCAGTTTAGCAGAAAAAGTACGTGACTTAGGACTGAAATTTGGATTATGGTTTGAACCGGAAATGGTTAATAAAGATAGTAAACTTTACAGAGAGCATCCAGATTGGTTGATTCATACACCTAACCGCAAAGAGAATCATGGTCGTAATCAATTTGTATTGAATTTCGGATTTGATGAAGTTGTAGATAATATTTTCAATCAAATGTGTAAAATTATCGATGAATCTAAATTAGACTATATCAAGTGGGATATGAACCGCCCATTGACAGATGTATATGATCATCGATTGGATATTAGACAGCAAGGAGAAGTTTTCCACCGTTATGTTCTGGGAGTGTACCGATTATACGAAATGTTAGTAACCAGATACCCGAATGTATTATTCGAATCTTGTTCTTCTGGTGGTGGTCGATTTGACCCGGGTATGTTGTATTATGCCCCTCAAACGTGGACAAGCGATGACTCAGATGCTATTGAAAGGTTGAAAATTCAATATGGTACAAGTTTATTGTATCCAATCTCATCTATAGGCGCACATGTTTCAATGGTTCCTAATCATCAAACTAATCGTATCACACCTATCGAAACACGAGGGAACGTTGCATTTTTCGGAGCGTTTGGTTATGAATTAGATTTAAATCAATTGACTCCACAAGAGTTAATAATTGTAGAAGAACAAATTAAATTTTATAAGAAACACCGTTCAACTATTCATAATGGTTCCTTTTATCGATTGCTTTCGCCATTTGACAATGATAATCAAACTGCCTGGATGGTCGTTAGCAAAGACCAAAAAACGGCGATTGTAGCTCACTATAAAGGTTTAAACGAAGTGAATCGTGCTTTCCAAAGAATGCAGCTGAAAGGATTGAATTCTCAATTTGATTACCAAATTAAGCAACAATCCTATTCTGGTACAGAATTGATGAACGCAGGATTAGTAATTACAGATTCTTCAAGCGGACAAATTATTGATCAAAATGATCAAACAGAAACACATGATTTTGATTCTAGGATATGGGTTCTTACTAAAGAGGAGAGATAG
- a CDS encoding AraC family transcriptional regulator encodes MEESIFLLKKLNNVYTDYYFSYCGFAKTESKHSFGPAIRDQYLIHIILEGEGYYSIKNQKYYLSKGQGFVIPPNVSTFYQADEKNPWSYVWMGIGGKNVDHYLEYLGINNDHLAFDVINSNDFKATVFECFAYEQDDLINEIVLQKQAYKFLELLVKSLAIPKQEIITKKMNPYVSQALEIISKQAHKNISIGSLSEQLSINPSYLSRLFKADIGSSIKEYINEIRLNIGNDLLSSTDYSIHEISELTGFTSSQTFSKAFKQSRGVTPSAYRKNRIGIGKMRLKNR; translated from the coding sequence ATGGAAGAATCTATTTTTTTGTTGAAAAAGCTTAATAATGTTTATACGGATTATTATTTCTCTTATTGCGGTTTTGCTAAAACGGAGTCTAAACATAGTTTCGGACCAGCAATTCGTGATCAATATTTAATTCATATCATTCTAGAAGGAGAAGGCTATTATTCTATCAAAAATCAAAAATATTATCTAAGTAAAGGGCAAGGTTTCGTTATCCCGCCTAATGTCTCAACGTTCTATCAAGCAGATGAAAAAAATCCATGGAGCTACGTTTGGATGGGGATAGGCGGTAAAAATGTGGATCATTATTTAGAATATCTAGGCATCAATAATGATCATTTAGCATTTGATGTTATAAATTCAAACGATTTTAAAGCTACAGTATTCGAATGTTTTGCTTACGAACAGGATGATTTAATTAACGAAATCGTATTACAAAAACAAGCCTACAAATTTTTAGAATTACTTGTAAAGTCTTTAGCTATTCCTAAACAGGAAATTATCACAAAGAAAATGAACCCATATGTTAGCCAAGCATTAGAAATCATTAGTAAACAGGCACATAAAAATATCTCAATCGGAAGTCTCTCGGAACAATTATCTATCAACCCCAGCTATTTATCTCGTTTATTTAAAGCTGATATTGGAAGCTCAATCAAGGAATATATCAACGAAATCCGTCTTAATATAGGAAATGATTTATTATCTTCAACGGATTATTCAATACATGAAATAAGTGAACTCACTGGGTTTACTAGCTCTCAAACTTTTTCAAAAGCCTTTAAACAATCCCGCGGGGTTACTCCAAGTGCTTATCGAAAAAACAGAATAGGGATAGGAAAAATGAGACTGAAAAACCGGTAA
- a CDS encoding DUF2798 domain-containing protein codes for MPHNAKEGMLYGLIICTITVLIMSTVNIGLEFGKLDTEVFMIILKSFPIILIIAMLLEVLVIGRIAEKLVHTFSDDTDGFNARILFTIFFTVIGMSLIMTFIGTMIGKGFNLSLFETLSHWPRNFSIALFCELLIAQPPARFVMKKLHERQENSTITEDNSSIDFD; via the coding sequence TTGCCGCACAATGCTAAAGAAGGAATGTTATACGGTCTTATTATTTGTACGATAACTGTTCTTATTATGAGCACAGTAAACATTGGACTAGAATTTGGAAAGCTTGATACAGAAGTATTCATGATTATTCTAAAGTCTTTTCCCATTATCTTGATCATTGCCATGTTGCTAGAAGTACTCGTTATTGGACGAATTGCAGAAAAATTAGTGCACACTTTTTCCGATGATACCGATGGATTTAATGCAAGAATATTATTCACCATCTTTTTTACTGTTATTGGGATGTCATTGATTATGACATTCATTGGCACTATGATTGGAAAAGGTTTCAACTTATCTTTATTTGAAACCTTATCACATTGGCCTAGAAACTTTTCAATTGCTTTATTCTGTGAGCTTTTGATTGCTCAACCACCTGCACGTTTTGTTATGAAAAAACTGCATGAACGTCAAGAAAACAGCACGATTACAGAAGACAACTCTTCTATAGATTTTGACTAA
- the dhaL gene encoding dihydroxyacetone kinase subunit DhaL: protein MLTQETARKWIDLFIEQILENKDYLSELDTAIGDGDHGNNLARGANALTEALQTKNPETLPDLLKVTGMTLVSKVGGASGPLLGSAFIGMAKASQDNDDLATVLEAGLEGIQKRGKAVAGEKTMVDEWIPVVEAVKSKTLTSAFIEETVEKTKDIKATKGRASYLGDRSIGHIDPGAMSSSYLFKTMMEAGVYDE from the coding sequence ATGTTAACTCAAGAAACAGCAAGAAAGTGGATTGATCTTTTTATTGAACAAATTTTAGAAAACAAAGATTATCTTAGCGAACTAGATACGGCTATTGGTGATGGTGACCACGGAAACAACCTTGCTCGCGGAGCTAATGCATTAACTGAAGCATTGCAAACTAAAAATCCTGAAACGTTACCCGATCTTCTTAAAGTAACTGGAATGACTTTAGTTAGTAAAGTAGGAGGCGCTTCAGGCCCACTACTAGGCTCTGCTTTTATTGGCATGGCCAAGGCTAGCCAAGACAACGATGACCTAGCAACCGTCTTAGAAGCCGGATTAGAAGGCATCCAAAAACGTGGAAAAGCCGTAGCAGGAGAAAAAACTATGGTCGATGAATGGATACCGGTTGTTGAAGCTGTAAAATCAAAAACGTTAACGAGTGCTTTTATTGAAGAAACTGTTGAGAAAACGAAAGACATAAAAGCTACTAAAGGTCGTGCCTCTTATTTAGGCGATCGCTCTATCGGTCATATTGACCCGGGTGCTATGTCAAGCAGTTATTTATTTAAAACAATGATGGAAGCAGGTGTCTACGATGAGTAA
- a CDS encoding MFS transporter, with protein MKNPNNVLQTVGVLSISLMLPSSQAINGVIPQMKEALNISQSQSELLGTAPSITVILFILLSSYVADKLGMRKTIIIGLLLAGIGGILPVFVANFPIVLISRIILGAGLGLYNSLAVTYISALYTGNARASLLGMRSSMEAIGQTVLIFLAGILVNISWTASFSVYALAFPIALLFALRVPEVKIEKSESGSVKEKMNPAVYALVLFAILLVMNSIAISVRFSSIVTEINGSAFNASNYLALMPILGIAAGFIFGAVNRTFGNKTMYLGIGFFILSNVFIAMSSGNMVLLLLGLFLSSIPGAWYFPFIFSNLDRITTKNTVNLATSLIFIGCNIGNFIAPIAMSFTQMITGSNELTAPFYVFAVLFILVLLVTIFANQKRPQERIKQDI; from the coding sequence ATGAAAAATCCGAATAACGTACTACAAACAGTAGGAGTGCTAAGCATTTCGTTAATGCTTCCCAGCTCCCAAGCTATTAACGGTGTGATTCCTCAAATGAAAGAGGCTTTAAATATTTCGCAAAGTCAAAGCGAATTACTAGGAACAGCTCCTAGTATCACCGTTATTTTGTTTATCTTGTTATCTAGTTATGTTGCTGATAAGCTCGGTATGAGAAAGACAATTATTATTGGTTTATTATTAGCTGGTATAGGAGGAATTCTACCTGTCTTTGTAGCGAACTTTCCAATCGTATTAATTAGCAGAATTATTTTAGGAGCTGGGCTAGGATTATACAATTCTTTAGCAGTTACTTATATTAGCGCTTTATATACTGGAAACGCACGAGCATCATTATTAGGTATGAGAAGCTCTATGGAAGCAATTGGTCAAACTGTGTTGATTTTCTTAGCAGGTATATTAGTCAATATTAGTTGGACTGCTTCATTTAGTGTATATGCATTAGCCTTTCCGATAGCGCTTCTGTTTGCTTTAAGAGTTCCTGAAGTAAAAATTGAAAAGTCTGAAAGCGGTTCAGTTAAAGAAAAAATGAATCCAGCGGTATACGCGCTTGTATTGTTTGCGATCTTACTTGTAATGAATAGCATTGCAATATCTGTACGATTTTCTTCTATAGTCACAGAAATTAATGGTTCAGCATTTAACGCTAGTAATTATTTAGCTTTAATGCCGATATTAGGTATTGCTGCCGGATTTATCTTTGGTGCTGTTAATCGAACCTTCGGAAATAAAACAATGTATTTAGGAATTGGCTTCTTTATTCTATCAAACGTATTCATTGCTATGTCGAGTGGAAATATGGTCTTGCTGTTGCTAGGGTTATTTTTATCAAGTATTCCAGGCGCATGGTATTTTCCATTTATATTTAGTAATCTAGATAGAATTACGACAAAAAATACTGTGAATCTTGCTACATCGCTCATTTTTATTGGGTGTAACATAGGAAACTTTATTGCTCCGATCGCTATGAGTTTTACTCAAATGATTACGGGAAGCAACGAATTAACTGCTCCATTTTATGTTTTTGCTGTTTTGTTTATTCTCGTTCTTTTAGTAACGATTTTCGCTAATCAAAAGAGACCTCAAGAAAGAATTAAACAAGATATTTAA
- a CDS encoding NAD(P)/FAD-dependent oxidoreductase translates to MIDVVVIGGGPAGMSAALVAGRGRKQVLLIDEEKPRNAVTNATHAFLTRDGIKPEAFREKGRRDLLKYPTISIKKGKILSIEKTLESSFELTTESEEIINTKNIILATGVKETLPDVRGIETYYGSSIFSCPFCDGWEMKDRPLVLIAESVQALHVTKLLKNWTDDLIVATNGNTVFDDDQKRVLETNHIRLIEERIVELKGIGGELQSIVFESGEEIKRAGGFCTTVLENNFPFLEQLGIEVNEAGFIMTDIMGHTNIKGIYAAGEITGPSQLIVSASQGHMAGAGIIAESCDAAFQGI, encoded by the coding sequence ATGATAGACGTTGTTGTAATCGGTGGAGGACCAGCAGGAATGAGTGCAGCTTTAGTAGCTGGAAGAGGGAGAAAACAAGTGCTTCTTATCGATGAAGAAAAGCCAAGAAATGCTGTGACGAATGCAACGCATGCATTCTTAACGAGAGATGGCATTAAACCAGAAGCTTTCAGAGAAAAAGGTAGAAGAGATTTACTTAAATATCCAACCATTTCTATCAAAAAAGGTAAAATTCTATCCATTGAAAAAACGTTGGAAAGTTCATTTGAATTAACTACCGAGTCAGAGGAAATAATCAACACTAAAAATATCATTTTAGCTACAGGAGTGAAAGAGACACTTCCAGATGTTAGAGGAATTGAAACCTACTATGGAAGCAGTATTTTCTCTTGTCCTTTCTGTGACGGTTGGGAAATGAAAGATAGACCCCTAGTACTCATAGCAGAATCAGTTCAAGCTTTACATGTTACTAAATTATTGAAAAATTGGACGGATGATCTGATTGTGGCAACTAACGGAAATACAGTTTTTGATGATGACCAGAAAAGAGTTCTGGAAACAAACCATATTCGTCTAATAGAAGAAAGGATTGTTGAGTTAAAAGGTATAGGTGGAGAACTTCAAAGCATTGTCTTCGAAAGCGGAGAAGAAATCAAAAGAGCAGGTGGTTTCTGTACTACAGTATTGGAGAATAACTTTCCGTTCCTTGAGCAATTAGGGATAGAAGTCAACGAAGCAGGATTTATTATGACGGATATCATGGGACACACGAACATAAAAGGTATTTATGCTGCAGGAGAAATAACAGGACCCTCTCAATTGATTGTTTCTGCCAGCCAAGGTCATATGGCAGGTGCAGGGATTATAGCCGAATCTTGTGATGCAGCTTTTCAAGGCATATAA
- a CDS encoding class I SAM-dependent DNA methyltransferase, producing MGHINQFNQLAANYDTPKNRDMAKRSTDAIRSLLDKNHTKTAIDLGCGTGNVGLDLLEEFESMLFVDASTNMIEQVEKKLVDIDTKKATVLCLDIEKDVQFPYKVDTIILSLVLHHISDSHQLLLKLYEALNEGGQLLIIEMEKQEENSSNHHHGIDRLVLAATLTEVGFQNIQSDIFYNAKKESDEQGLSRFILSARKN from the coding sequence ATGGGACATATAAATCAATTCAATCAGCTAGCAGCAAATTATGATACGCCAAAGAATAGGGATATGGCGAAACGTTCTACCGATGCTATACGCAGTTTATTGGACAAAAATCATACGAAGACAGCTATAGATTTAGGTTGCGGTACAGGAAATGTAGGACTAGACTTGTTAGAGGAATTTGAATCTATGCTGTTTGTAGATGCATCTACAAACATGATCGAACAGGTAGAAAAAAAATTAGTAGATATAGATACAAAAAAAGCGACAGTACTATGTCTGGATATTGAAAAAGACGTTCAGTTTCCCTATAAAGTGGATACGATTATACTCTCTCTAGTATTACATCATATTTCAGATAGTCACCAGTTATTATTAAAACTTTATGAAGCTTTAAATGAAGGCGGACAATTGCTGATCATTGAGATGGAAAAACAAGAAGAAAATTCAAGCAACCACCACCATGGAATTGACAGATTAGTATTAGCTGCTACTTTAACAGAAGTAGGCTTTCAGAATATCCAGTCAGACATCTTTTATAATGCAAAAAAAGAGAGTGATGAACAAGGACTATCGAGATTTATCCTAAGTGCTAGAAAAAATTAA
- the glpK gene encoding glycerol kinase GlpK, giving the protein MTKEYIMSIDQGTTSSRAIIFDKAGNPKWSSQKEFTQHFPQPGWVEHDANEIWVSVLSVIAGVLIESGLKPSDIDSIGITNQRETTVVWDKATGRPIYRAIVWQSKQTNDIADQLKEDGHTKLIKDKTGLVIDSYFSATKIKWILDHVEGSRERAKKGELLFGTIDSWLVWRLTGGKAHVTDYSNASRTMLFNIYDLKWDEDILALLDIPKEMLPEVKSSSEIYGKTIPEHFYGGQIPIAGMAGDQQAALFGQVGYEKGMVKNTYGTGAFIIMNTGKEPIKSDNGLLTSIAYGLNGEITYALEGSIFVAGSALQWLRDGMRMFRTAPESEEYAKKVESTENVYVVPAFTGLGAPYWDQDARGAVFGLTRGTTKEHFIRATLESLAYQTKDVVDTMNKESGIPIKTLRVDGGASKNDFLMQFQADILDTKIERSKISETTALGAAYLAGLATGFWKDQDEIKKYWEKDATFEPNMEEEEREDLYAGWQSAVAATRVFKHKSKRKNK; this is encoded by the coding sequence ATGACGAAAGAATATATTATGTCGATTGATCAAGGTACTACTAGTTCTAGAGCAATCATATTTGATAAAGCAGGAAACCCCAAATGGAGTTCTCAAAAAGAATTCACTCAACATTTTCCTCAACCAGGTTGGGTAGAACATGATGCAAACGAAATTTGGGTTTCAGTTTTATCAGTCATTGCAGGCGTTTTGATTGAATCTGGATTAAAACCATCTGATATTGATAGTATTGGAATTACCAACCAACGTGAAACAACTGTTGTTTGGGATAAAGCAACTGGTAGACCTATTTATCGTGCCATTGTTTGGCAATCAAAACAAACGAATGATATTGCAGATCAGTTAAAAGAAGATGGGCATACAAAATTAATTAAAGATAAAACGGGATTAGTAATTGATTCCTACTTTTCAGCAACTAAAATTAAGTGGATCTTGGATCATGTTGAAGGATCAAGAGAACGTGCTAAAAAAGGTGAACTGTTATTTGGGACAATCGATTCTTGGTTGGTTTGGAGATTAACAGGTGGAAAAGCACATGTTACTGATTATTCAAATGCTAGTCGTACGATGCTGTTTAATATTTATGATCTTAAATGGGATGAAGATATTTTAGCATTATTAGATATACCAAAAGAAATGCTTCCAGAAGTAAAATCTTCTTCAGAAATTTATGGCAAAACAATCCCAGAACATTTCTATGGTGGACAAATTCCAATTGCCGGTATGGCTGGTGACCAACAAGCTGCTTTATTCGGTCAGGTAGGATATGAAAAAGGAATGGTTAAAAACACTTATGGTACAGGTGCTTTTATTATTATGAACACCGGAAAAGAACCCATTAAATCAGATAATGGATTGCTTACATCAATTGCTTACGGTTTAAACGGTGAAATCACTTACGCCTTAGAAGGTAGTATTTTTGTTGCTGGATCAGCACTTCAATGGTTAAGAGACGGAATGAGAATGTTTAGAACGGCTCCAGAATCAGAAGAGTATGCTAAAAAAGTAGAGTCAACAGAAAATGTGTATGTCGTACCAGCATTTACAGGGTTGGGAGCCCCTTATTGGGATCAAGATGCTCGTGGAGCGGTCTTTGGTTTAACACGTGGGACAACGAAAGAGCACTTCATCAGAGCAACACTTGAATCGTTAGCTTACCAAACAAAAGATGTTGTAGATACAATGAACAAAGAATCAGGTATTCCAATTAAAACATTGCGTGTGGATGGTGGAGCATCAAAAAATGACTTTTTAATGCAATTCCAAGCGGATATTTTAGATACTAAAATCGAACGTTCTAAAATCAGTGAAACAACAGCTTTAGGTGCTGCTTATCTTGCAGGATTGGCAACTGGATTCTGGAAGGACCAAGATGAGATAAAAAAATACTGGGAAAAAGATGCGACATTTGAACCAAATATGGAAGAAGAAGAGCGTGAAGATTTGTATGCCGGTTGGCAATCAGCTGTAGCAGCTACTCGAGTGTTCAAACATAAATCTAAAAGAAAAAATAAATAA
- the dhaK gene encoding dihydroxyacetone kinase subunit DhaK — protein sequence MKKIINDPSNILDEMLNGLAFAYEDLVERLPETSVIHRKVEHTGKVGLVSGGGSGHEPSHAGFVGKGMLSAAVCGEVFTSPTPDQILEGIKASDEGKGVFLIIKNYSGDVMNFDMAKELAEMEDIEVDYIVVDDDIAVEDSTYTAGKRGIAGTVLVHKILGAAAEKGLSLTEIKTLADKLIPTVKSLGVALNPATVPEVGKPGFELEADEIEFGVGIHGEPGYRREKLQPSAALAKELVNQLKKEFQWEKGDSFAVLVNGMGGTPLMEQFIFMNDVKQLLSDEGLTLAFRKVGDYMTSIDMEGLSLTLVKLEDSSWLEYLNTPVTTIAW from the coding sequence ATGAAAAAAATCATCAATGATCCATCAAATATTTTAGATGAAATGCTGAATGGCTTAGCTTTTGCCTATGAAGATTTAGTTGAACGCTTACCTGAAACATCTGTCATTCACCGTAAAGTTGAACACACTGGAAAAGTTGGTTTAGTGAGTGGTGGCGGAAGTGGACATGAACCTTCTCATGCTGGTTTTGTCGGAAAAGGAATGTTGTCGGCTGCCGTTTGTGGTGAGGTTTTCACCTCTCCAACTCCTGACCAAATATTAGAAGGTATTAAAGCTAGCGATGAAGGTAAAGGTGTCTTTTTAATTATTAAAAATTATTCTGGAGACGTTATGAACTTTGATATGGCTAAAGAGTTAGCGGAAATGGAAGATATTGAAGTTGATTATATTGTAGTAGATGATGATATCGCCGTTGAAGACAGTACGTATACTGCTGGAAAACGTGGTATTGCTGGTACTGTTTTGGTCCATAAAATTTTAGGTGCCGCTGCCGAAAAAGGCTTATCTTTAACAGAAATTAAAACATTAGCAGACAAACTTATCCCCACTGTAAAATCTTTAGGTGTTGCATTAAATCCTGCTACTGTGCCAGAAGTTGGCAAACCAGGATTTGAATTAGAAGCTGACGAAATTGAATTTGGCGTAGGAATTCACGGCGAACCAGGTTACCGTAGAGAAAAACTTCAACCTTCTGCTGCATTAGCTAAAGAACTTGTGAATCAATTAAAAAAAGAATTTCAATGGGAAAAAGGAGATTCTTTTGCCGTTTTAGTAAATGGTATGGGTGGAACTCCATTAATGGAACAATTTATTTTTATGAATGATGTGAAACAGTTATTATCGGACGAAGGATTAACGTTAGCCTTCAGAAAAGTTGGCGACTACATGACTTCTATCGATATGGAAGGTCTTTCTTTAACCTTAGTCAAACTGGAAGATTCTAGTTGGTTAGAGTATTTAAATACACCCGTAACAACCATTGCTTGGTAA
- the dhaM gene encoding dihydroxyacetone kinase phosphoryl donor subunit DhaM produces the protein MSKEYGVLLVSHVNEIADGLAKLISEVAKDVTVKSAGGTPEGGIGTSFDRIEEALSSFEEETVLAFYDLGSAKMNLELAIETSDKTVNLYDTALIESAYTAAALLQAEAPLDAIEEQLNTLKIK, from the coding sequence ATGAGTAAAGAATACGGTGTCTTGTTAGTTTCTCATGTAAACGAAATTGCGGACGGTTTAGCTAAATTAATTAGTGAAGTTGCTAAAGATGTCACTGTTAAAAGTGCTGGTGGAACTCCAGAAGGCGGAATTGGAACTAGCTTTGATCGAATTGAAGAAGCTTTATCTTCATTTGAAGAAGAAACGGTTCTGGCTTTTTATGATCTAGGTAGCGCTAAAATGAATTTAGAACTAGCAATTGAAACCTCTGATAAGACCGTTAACTTATACGACACTGCGTTAATCGAAAGTGCCTATACTGCAGCTGCTTTATTGCAAGCGGAAGCTCCATTAGATGCTATTGAAGAACAATTGAACACCTTAAAAATAAAATAA
- a CDS encoding RrF2 family transcriptional regulator, translated as MKYSKATNYALHSMVHLAMESTSGAVRVEDLAKRQKISPTYLSKILTKLAKAGLIASTPGVKGGYRLLRSPEECTFLDIIQAIEGYESLLNCTMSHDGKWNRHCLIERAVADAEDKLKDELAHKTIADILNQRQEKN; from the coding sequence ATGAAGTACTCAAAAGCAACAAATTATGCCTTACATTCTATGGTACATTTAGCAATGGAATCTACCTCTGGAGCAGTAAGGGTAGAAGATTTAGCTAAACGTCAAAAAATATCGCCCACTTATTTGTCAAAAATACTGACAAAATTAGCAAAAGCTGGATTGATCGCATCAACTCCGGGAGTAAAAGGTGGATACCGGTTACTGCGTTCACCAGAAGAATGTACATTTCTTGATATCATTCAAGCGATAGAAGGATATGAATCATTACTGAACTGTACGATGTCTCATGATGGTAAGTGGAATAGACACTGTTTAATCGAACGTGCAGTAGCTGATGCAGAAGATAAGCTGAAAGATGAACTTGCACATAAGACAATTGCGGATATTTTGAATCAAAGGCAAGAAAAAAATTAG